One segment of Physeter macrocephalus isolate SW-GA chromosome 3, ASM283717v5, whole genome shotgun sequence DNA contains the following:
- the NHSL3 gene encoding NHS-like protein 3, with protein sequence MAARAPPAAPAAEEPGGPGGPPRKKKSRSGVSGLRRAFSWLRGKRRKKAAGTEGAEPAAPRAKKADDKARKAKGKGRAGSAKAESDKRLSVGPGQGLGSAVDEHQDNVFFPSGRPPHLEELHTQAQEGLRSLQHQEKQKLNKGAWDHGDTQSIQSSRTGPDDDSISFCSQTTSYTAESSTAEDALSVRSEMIQRKGSTFRPHDSFPKSSGKSGRRRRERRSTVLGLPQHVQKELGLRNEREAPGTPRPPGPRDAVRIPTVDGHPAGLASGSGARVSLQALEAEAEAGAQAEAMLQRHIDRIYRDDTLVGRSTGARPLPLTRPMSLAVPGLTGGAGPPEPLSPAMSISPQATYLSKLIPHAVLPPTVDVVALGRCSLRTLSRCSLLSASPASIRSLGHFSSVSSPRPRSRHPSSSSDTWSHSQSSETIVSDGSTLSSKGGSEGRPEGSVANSNVAPPPLGGSGRGSPSGGSTAEASDTVSIRSGGQLSGRSVSLRKLKRPPPPPRRTHSLHQRSSAARDGPLGLPPKPERKQQQQLPRPPTTGGSEGMGAAPCPSSSAGSWVPGLSPGGSRHPPRSPERTLSPSSGYSSQSGTPTLPPKGLTGAPASPGKAQPPKPERVASLRSPGASVSSSLTSLCSSSSDPAPSDRSVPHVSTALGDRFVIPPHPKVPAPFSPPPSKPKNPNQAASAPAVPAVVPGPISITAASPESPPTPQTSLTPPQASPGASKDQSPPPSPPPSYHPPPPPTKKPEVVEEALSAPETAEAALQDPTWPPPPPPAPEEQDLSMADFPPPEEAFFSVAGPEPADPSRPPEPSLATVSFQSQPCGTPDLPPALPAPSAAGSVPGLQAKVPRREPGGCSKGGGLPREDAAAPLVTPSLLQMVRLRSVGTPTVAPTPVSGPSAPQKPLRRALSGRASPAPASSGLHAAVRLKASNLAASVGPVSAQPNGPPEAEPRSPASTASFIFSKGTKKLQLERPVSPETQADLQRNLIAELRSVSEQWPPQAPKKPPKAPPPVARKPSGGVAPATSPSFPRAEPLPAPPTNGLPHAEDRTKEELAENGGVLRRVGPEEKLGLPGTDPQKELV encoded by the exons CAGGCTCTGCCAAGGCTGAGAGCGACAAACGACTAAGTGTGGGGCCAGGCCAGGGGCTAGGGTCTGCAGTGGATGAGCACCAGGACAATGTCTTCTTCCCCAGCGGGCGACCGCCTCACCTGGAAGAGCTGCACACGCAGGCCCAGGAGGGGCTCCGTTCCCTCCAGCACCAAG aaaaacagaaactgaaCAAGGGTGCCTGGGACCATGGAGACACACAGAGCATCCAG tcctcccggaccgggccagaTGATGATAGCATCTCCTTCTGCAGCCAGACCACGTCCTACACAGCTGAGAGCTCCACGGCAGAGGATGCTCTCTCCGTCCGCTCTGAGATGATCCAGCGCAAAG GGTCCACCTTCCGACCGCATGACTCATTTCCCAAATCATCTGGAAAGtcagggcggcggcggcgggagcggCGGAGCACGGTGCTGGGACTGCCACAGCACGTGCAGAAGGAACTCG GCCTGCGGAATGAACGTGAGGCACCAGGTACTCCTCGGCCTCCCGGCCCACGGGATGCTGTACGCATCCCCACGGTGGACGGCCATCCGGCAGGCTTGGCCTCAGGGTCAGGGGCCAGGGTGTCCCTGCAGGCGCTGGAGGCGGAGGCCGAAGCCGGTGCCCAGGCAGAGGCCATGCTGCAGCGCCACATCGATCGCATCTACCGGGATGACACGCTTGTTGGCCGGTCCACGGGGGCCAGGCCCTTGCCACTGACCCGGCCCATGTCCCTAGCAGTGCCCGGACTGACCGGAGGGGCAGGGCCTCCAGAACCCCTGAGCCCGGCCATGTCCATCTCGCCCCAGGCCACCTACTTGTCGAAGCTGATCCCGCACGCCGTGCTGCCGCCCACAGTGGACGTGGTGGCCTTGGGCCGCTGCAGCCTGCGCACGCTGAGCCGCTGCAGCCTGCTCTCAGCCAGCCCGGCCTCCATCCGCTCGCTGGGCCACTTCTCCTCGGTCTCCAGCCCGCGGCCCCGCAGCCGCCACCCTTCCTCCTCCAGTGACACCTGGAGCCACTCTCAGTCCTCTGAGACCATTGTGTCTGACGGCTCCACCCTCTCCTCTAAGGGTGGCTCAGAGGGCCGGCCAGAGGGCTCTGTGGCCAACAGTAACGTGGCGCCCCCTCCCCTGGGGGGCAGCGGGAGGGGCTCTCCCAGCGGGGGCAGCACTGCCGAGGCCTCGGACACTGTCAGCATTCGGAGCGGTGGCCAGTTGTCCGGCCGGAGTGTGTCCCTACGGAAGCTGAAGCGGCCCCCGCCACCTCCCCGCCGGACCCACTCGCTCCATCAGCGCAGCTCAGCAGCACGTGATGGGCCCCTGGGGCTGCCTCCCAAGCCCGAGCGGAAGCAGCAGCAACAGCTGCCCCGGCCGCCCACCACTGGCGGGTCAGAAGGGATGGGGGCAGCACCCTGTCCATCCAGCTCAGCAGGCAGCTGGGTGCCTGGCTTGTCTCCAGGTGGCTCCCGGCATCCCCCACGCTCCCCAGAACGGACACTCTCACCCTCCAGTGGATACTCGAGCCAAAGTGGTACCCCTACCCTCCCTCCCAAGGGTCTGACAGGGGCCCCTGCTTCCCCAGGCAAGGCCCAGCCCCCTAAACCAGAGCGTGTCGCTTCCCTTCGATCTCCGGGGGCCTCGGTCTCCTCCTCCCTCACGTCTCTATGTTCCTCCTCCTCTGATCCGGCGCCCTCAGACCGCTCTGTTCCGCACGTGTCGACCGCCCTGGGTGACAGGTTTGTCATACCTCCTCACCCCAAGGTGCCTGCCCcgttctccccacctccctctaaGCCCAAGAACCCAAACCAAGCTGCCTCTGCTCCAGCTGTCCCTGCTGTGGTCCCTGGGCCCATCTCTATCACTGCTGCCAGCCCTGAGTCCCCACCTACTCCCCAGACATCCCTAACCCCACCTCAGGCATCTCCCGGTGCCTCCAAAGACCAGTCacccccaccatccccacccccatcttatcacccccccccaccacccactAAGAAGCCAGAGGTGGTTGAGGAGGCCCTGTCTGCCCCGGAGACTGCTGAGGCGGCCCTCCAAGATCCCacctggcccccacccccgcctcctgcACCGGAGGAGCAGGACCTGTCCATGGCTGACTTTCCTCCACCCGAGGAGGCCTTTTTCTCTGTGGCCGGCCCTGAGCCTGCAGACCCTTCACGCCCCCCGGAGCCCTCCTTAGCTACTGTCTCTTTCCAGAGCCAGCCCTGTGGTACCCCAGAtcttcctccagctctgccagcCCCATCTGCTGCTGGTTCTGTCCCAGGGCTTCAGGCCAAGGTCCCTCGGAGGGAACCTGGGGGCTGCAGCAAGGGTGGCGGCCTTCCCAGGGAGGATGCTGCCGCACCCCTGGTCACACCCTCACTCCTGCAGATGGTTCGGCTGCGCTCTGTAGGCACTCCCACAGTGGCTCCGACTCCAGTGTCAGGGCCGTCGGCCCCCCAGAAGCCACTGCGAAGGGCCCTGTCAGGGCGGGCCAGCCCAGCGCCTGCCTCCTCAGGGCTCCACGCTGCTGTTCGGCTCAAGGCCTCCAACCTGGCTGCCAGCGTGGGCCCTGTGAGTGCCCAGCCCAATGGACCACCTGAGGCAGAGCCGCGGTCCCCTGCCTCTACGGCCAGCTTCATCTTCTCCAAGGGCACCAAGAAGCTGCAGCTGGAGCGGCCCGTGTCCCCTGAGACCCAGGCTGACCTCCAGCGGAACCTGATAGCTGAACTTCGGAGCGTCTCAGAGCAATGGCCACCCCAGGCCCCAAAGAAGCCACCTAAGGCCCCCCCGCCTGTGGCCCGCAAGCCTTCTGGGGGAGTCGCCCCTGCCACCTCGCCCAGCTTTCCTCGGGCTGagccccttcctgctcctcccaccAACGGGCTCCCCCATGCCGAGGACAGGACTAAGGAGGAGCTGGCAGAGAATGGAGGTGTCCTGCGGCGGGTGGGTCCAGAGGAGAAGCTGGGCCTGCCTGGCACAG ACCCACAGAAAGAGCTGGTCTGA